In Bacteriovorax stolpii, a single genomic region encodes these proteins:
- a CDS encoding methylated-DNA--[protein]-cysteine S-methyltransferase, translating to MKTKLHQWKFHSVVGPIYLVVSEKGLRGAFWKKQDIPYANDLSEHPLLKKTIEELSEYLEGKRKTFSIELDLQGSAFQKSVWSALLKIPYGETCTYSDIARKIKNVKAVRAVGAANGKNPISIIIPCHRVIGSNGKLTGYAGGLKVKEKLLTLEKELL from the coding sequence ATGAAAACAAAATTACATCAATGGAAATTTCATTCAGTCGTTGGTCCCATTTATCTGGTAGTTTCTGAAAAGGGGCTCAGAGGAGCTTTCTGGAAAAAACAAGATATTCCTTACGCAAATGATTTAAGTGAGCATCCACTGCTTAAAAAGACAATAGAAGAATTGTCTGAATACTTGGAAGGAAAGCGCAAGACTTTTAGTATTGAGCTTGATTTACAAGGGAGTGCGTTTCAAAAAAGTGTTTGGTCGGCGCTGTTAAAGATTCCTTACGGTGAAACATGCACCTATAGCGATATCGCCAGGAAAATAAAAAATGTTAAGGCGGTAAGGGCCGTCGGTGCGGCCAATGGAAAAAATCCCATCAGTATCATCATTCCTTGCCATCGAGTGATTGGAAGCAATGGCAAACTAACCGGTTATGCCGGAGGCCTGAAGGTGAAAGAGAAACTCCTCACTTTGGAAAAAGAACTGCTATAA
- a CDS encoding EamA family transporter, with product MIKKVMSPQSTIFPVLVLILAMISIQSGASLAKNLFPVAGAMGTSALRLFFAAIILGVIWKPWKSTFQKSDLKELIFYGGSLGLMNLFFYLAIARIPLGIAVAIEFTGPLAITVLSSKKLLDYFWVLLAGAGVLLILPLGDIQNPIDGLGIFLAFLAAFFWALYIHFGVRAGKNHSSGVVSSVGMMVAAIIVVPVGIVSQGVSFLSWSILPFGLGVALFSSAIPYSLEMYSLKRIPKKEFGILLSLEPVCAALSGLFFLQERLSFVQCMAIALIIFASIGVSISSGKKKITPQELDSL from the coding sequence ATGATTAAAAAAGTAATGTCTCCACAATCAACCATTTTTCCTGTCCTGGTTCTCATCCTGGCGATGATTTCCATTCAGTCAGGGGCTTCACTGGCAAAAAATCTTTTTCCAGTCGCTGGGGCCATGGGAACATCGGCGTTGAGATTATTTTTTGCGGCCATCATTCTCGGAGTGATATGGAAGCCATGGAAATCGACTTTTCAAAAATCAGATCTTAAAGAACTTATTTTTTACGGTGGAAGCTTAGGGCTGATGAATCTCTTTTTCTATCTGGCCATTGCTCGCATTCCTTTGGGGATTGCTGTGGCCATCGAATTCACCGGGCCTTTAGCAATTACAGTTTTGTCTTCAAAAAAACTTTTAGATTATTTCTGGGTACTCTTAGCAGGGGCCGGAGTGCTTTTGATTCTTCCGTTGGGTGATATTCAAAATCCCATTGACGGACTGGGGATATTTCTTGCTTTCCTTGCGGCCTTCTTTTGGGCCCTCTACATTCATTTTGGAGTGCGTGCAGGAAAAAATCATTCCTCAGGTGTTGTGTCTTCTGTTGGGATGATGGTTGCGGCCATCATTGTTGTACCGGTTGGAATTGTTTCACAAGGCGTGAGCTTTTTAAGCTGGAGCATTCTGCCTTTTGGCCTTGGTGTGGCCCTTTTTTCCAGCGCGATTCCATACTCGCTGGAGATGTATTCACTTAAGCGCATTCCTAAAAAAGAATTTGGAATTCTACTGAGCCTTGAGCCTGTCTGTGCAGCACTATCAGGATTATTTTTTCTACAAGAGCGTTTGTCGTTTGTTCAGTGTATGGCAATCGCGCTCATTATCTTTGCCTCAATTGGGGTATCAATTAGCTCAGGTAAAAAGAAAATCACACCTCAAGAGCTTGATTCTCTATAG
- a CDS encoding FMN-binding glutamate synthase family protein, with protein sequence MKKFFYLYLVCVSALSVFAYFFMPWALVLLVVLLPLAIVGLRDLWQNSHAIKKNYPIVGNLRYLLEEIRPEINQYFIESNTEGRPFSREARSIVYQRAKKQVDTIAFGTQQNFYEEGYEFLTHSLYPTHIDPKTLRVQIGSKLCMQPYSASLLNISAMSYGSLSKNAILSLNGGARDGEFAHNSGEGGLSPHHLKNGGDIIWQIGTGYFGCRDEEGKFDPDYFKLNALRPEVKMIEIKLSQGAKPGHGGILPARKVTEEISKIRNVPMSKDVISPPGHSAFHDPESMIRFIQRLRGLSGGKPIGIKMCLGHAHEFDGLIDSMKKLELYPDFIVVDCAEGGTGAAPLEFSNHIGTPGKDALIYVADKLQEAGLRDEIKIIATGKVATAFDLVRLLCLGADAVYSARSMLLALGCIQALKCNTNNCPTGIATQNPDLAQGLHVPTKRLRVKNYHQETLKIVAEMLGAMGLKSHTDLNRSHLYRRLHNSEIRSYAD encoded by the coding sequence ATGAAGAAGTTCTTCTACTTATATTTAGTTTGTGTTTCTGCACTTTCAGTTTTCGCTTATTTTTTTATGCCGTGGGCACTAGTGCTATTAGTTGTTTTATTACCACTGGCCATCGTGGGGCTAAGGGATCTATGGCAAAACTCTCATGCGATTAAAAAGAATTATCCAATCGTTGGGAATTTGCGCTACCTTTTGGAAGAAATCAGACCTGAGATCAATCAATACTTCATTGAATCCAACACGGAGGGGAGACCTTTTAGCCGTGAGGCCAGATCCATTGTCTATCAAAGGGCAAAAAAGCAGGTGGACACTATCGCTTTTGGGACTCAACAAAATTTTTATGAAGAGGGTTATGAGTTTCTCACGCATTCTCTCTACCCAACTCATATCGACCCAAAAACACTGCGAGTGCAGATTGGCAGCAAGCTTTGCATGCAACCTTACTCAGCTTCGCTTTTGAATATTTCGGCCATGAGTTATGGGTCACTTTCAAAAAATGCTATTCTTTCTCTCAACGGTGGAGCACGCGATGGAGAGTTTGCGCACAATTCAGGAGAAGGTGGGTTGTCTCCACATCATTTAAAAAATGGGGGAGATATTATCTGGCAGATAGGAACCGGGTATTTTGGCTGCCGTGATGAAGAAGGAAAATTTGACCCGGACTACTTTAAGCTCAATGCCCTAAGACCCGAAGTGAAGATGATTGAGATCAAACTCTCTCAAGGGGCAAAACCGGGGCACGGTGGGATTTTACCGGCGAGAAAAGTCACGGAAGAGATCTCAAAGATCAGAAATGTTCCCATGAGTAAGGACGTTATTTCTCCTCCGGGGCATTCTGCATTTCACGATCCTGAATCCATGATCAGGTTTATTCAAAGGCTCAGAGGTCTTTCAGGAGGAAAACCTATCGGGATTAAAATGTGTCTGGGGCATGCCCATGAGTTTGATGGATTAATTGACAGCATGAAAAAGCTCGAGCTTTATCCGGATTTTATCGTGGTCGATTGCGCTGAAGGTGGAACAGGGGCAGCTCCACTTGAGTTTTCAAATCACATCGGGACTCCGGGAAAAGATGCTCTGATTTATGTTGCTGATAAATTGCAGGAAGCTGGCCTAAGAGATGAAATCAAAATCATTGCGACAGGAAAAGTAGCGACGGCCTTTGATCTCGTCAGGCTTTTATGTCTGGGGGCCGATGCTGTTTACAGTGCTCGTTCAATGCTTTTGGCCCTGGGGTGTATCCAGGCCTTAAAATGTAATACGAATAATTGCCCGACTGGAATTGCCACTCAGAACCCAGACCTTGCTCAGGGATTGCATGTGCCCACTAAACGTTTGAGAGTGAAAAACTACCATCAGGAAACGCTTAAAATTGTCGCTGAAATGCTTGGGGCCATGGGGCTTAAGTCTCACACAGACTTAAATCGCTCTCATCTCTACCGCAGGCTTCATAATTCAGAGATCAGAAGTTATGCTGATTAG
- a CDS encoding inorganic pyrophosphatase: MGKQSFLTSRPHPWHGIQIGKDAPKVVKAYIEIVPNDAIKYEICKETGYIKVDRPQKFSSLPSVLYGFIPQTYSAEKSTALSKVATHGDGDPVDICVLSELSIERADIIMDVRIIGGIKLIDNGEVDDKLIAVLDGDPFYEGIHDISQIHHVIVDRMRHYFLSYKTIPGEPPKTKIESVYGHEEAFKVVQAGMEDYKNHFN; this comes from the coding sequence ATGGGCAAACAATCTTTTCTTACGAGTCGTCCTCATCCCTGGCATGGAATCCAGATTGGCAAAGACGCCCCAAAGGTGGTGAAGGCCTATATTGAAATCGTTCCCAACGATGCTATTAAATACGAAATTTGCAAGGAGACAGGTTATATCAAAGTCGATAGACCTCAGAAATTCTCCTCTCTTCCTTCCGTCCTTTATGGATTTATCCCGCAGACCTACTCTGCCGAGAAATCAACGGCCCTTTCTAAAGTGGCCACTCATGGAGATGGAGACCCGGTAGACATCTGCGTTCTTTCAGAACTCTCTATCGAGCGCGCTGACATCATTATGGACGTAAGAATTATTGGTGGGATTAAGCTGATTGATAATGGCGAAGTCGACGACAAGCTGATAGCTGTTTTAGATGGAGATCCTTTTTATGAAGGCATCCATGATATCTCACAAATCCATCATGTCATCGTCGATCGCATGAGACACTACTTCTTAAGTTACAAGACCATCCCCGGCGAGCCTCCAAAAACTAAAATTGAAAGCGTCTATGGACATGAAGAAGCCTTCAAAGTTGTCCAGGCGGGAATGGAAGATTACAAAAACCACTTCAACTAA
- a CDS encoding HAMP domain-containing methyl-accepting chemotaxis protein, translating to MSLKGKLTAGMIFVCMGLIILALTGYLSLNNVVKEYEKLVVQSVPKLGDISGLRARAAQLRADSLKLTLFAENAEESKKAIEGLNKSITRYREITKEYKEKTFFSKEEEQKLSSVDEEAGKVLAAGEKVLALFNSNEAGKVEKMKEVLVGIESTALDHQKRLLALDDYIVESSAQWSKDSNELAMKSKTLMSVIAVLTIAISIVGATIFSLRLSKILQYIADQLSTSSNEVGKNADRVSDASNSLSSSTTEQASALQETVTATTEVASMIQTTAENTQNSLAKAESSKQSAINGQNAVNNMLASIDAISKSNREISEQVEKSNNEMREIVDLINNINEKTKVINEIVFQTKLLSFNASVEAARAGEAGKGFAVVAEEVSKLAEMSGGAAEEIRTLLEQSNTRVESIISATRENVTRLVTQGEDKVLAGVRTADGCKRALDEINNDITEMVSMSKQITEATKEQSMGVSEINSALESIGLATNQNADASRQCSLAADELKVQVSNTHQVVNSLLEVIYGNSKKDEQRA from the coding sequence ATGAGTTTAAAAGGAAAATTAACGGCAGGGATGATCTTTGTCTGTATGGGGTTAATCATTCTGGCCTTGACTGGCTATTTGAGTTTAAACAACGTTGTAAAGGAATACGAAAAACTAGTTGTTCAAAGCGTTCCGAAGTTAGGGGATATTTCAGGATTACGCGCTCGTGCTGCTCAGTTGCGTGCTGATTCACTTAAGCTGACCCTGTTTGCAGAAAATGCAGAAGAATCAAAAAAAGCAATTGAAGGTTTAAATAAGTCAATCACTCGTTACCGCGAGATCACTAAAGAATATAAAGAAAAAACATTCTTCTCAAAAGAAGAAGAGCAGAAATTAAGCAGTGTCGATGAAGAAGCAGGTAAAGTTCTGGCGGCGGGAGAAAAAGTACTCGCGCTTTTTAATTCAAATGAAGCTGGAAAAGTTGAAAAAATGAAAGAGGTCCTGGTAGGGATCGAGTCGACTGCATTAGACCATCAAAAAAGACTTCTGGCCCTGGATGACTATATTGTTGAGTCAAGTGCTCAGTGGTCAAAAGATTCAAATGAACTGGCGATGAAATCAAAAACTCTCATGAGCGTGATTGCCGTTTTAACCATTGCTATCTCTATTGTTGGGGCGACGATCTTCTCTTTACGCCTCAGCAAAATTCTTCAGTACATTGCCGATCAGCTGAGCACTAGTTCAAATGAAGTAGGAAAAAATGCTGACCGTGTGAGTGATGCTTCAAATAGTCTTTCATCAAGTACGACGGAGCAGGCTTCAGCACTTCAGGAAACAGTGACAGCGACAACCGAGGTAGCGAGTATGATTCAGACGACGGCAGAAAACACGCAAAACAGCCTTGCTAAAGCAGAGTCTAGTAAACAATCAGCGATTAACGGGCAAAACGCAGTTAATAATATGCTCGCCTCAATTGATGCGATCTCTAAATCAAACAGAGAAATCAGTGAACAAGTTGAAAAGAGTAACAATGAAATGAGAGAGATAGTTGACTTGATTAACAACATCAACGAAAAAACAAAAGTTATTAATGAAATCGTTTTCCAGACGAAACTTCTTTCTTTCAACGCTTCTGTTGAAGCGGCAAGAGCGGGTGAGGCCGGAAAAGGATTTGCTGTCGTCGCTGAGGAAGTCTCAAAATTAGCAGAGATGTCAGGTGGAGCGGCCGAAGAAATCAGGACTCTACTTGAGCAAAGTAATACGCGAGTCGAGAGCATTATTAGTGCCACAAGAGAGAATGTTACAAGACTGGTCACTCAAGGGGAAGATAAGGTTCTGGCAGGAGTGCGCACGGCGGATGGTTGTAAGCGCGCCTTAGATGAAATTAATAACGACATCACTGAAATGGTGTCGATGAGTAAGCAAATTACAGAGGCCACAAAAGAGCAGTCGATGGGAGTGAGTGAAATCAACTCGGCCCTGGAGTCAATTGGTCTGGCGACTAATCAGAACGCCGATGCTTCAAGACAGTGTTCACTGGCCGCAGATGAATTAAAAGTTCAGGTTTCAAACACTCATCAGGTGGTCAATTCTCTTCTCGAAGTGATCTACGGAAATTCCAAGAAGGATGAGCAACGAGCTTAG
- a CDS encoding response regulator, which produces MKGKISVALCMSLKEEARRLALKLTTLEDYEVTVYNCDSFNEFIDCIATKHIDSFVFDYLCDKFNVIEIAEKLRNTQKFCRATFAFVTHEKHKDRPYHHPKVKVDTVITRPFSRKQFSESLMNAWDKQINGILPKNLSVLILDNNPNVLEILGMHMEQLSHKNFVTCSTVGEAKELMENQDFDLLLLDWDLEDGTCFEIIDYARDTKRSKRLKESIPIVITGRSDVEDIMTLLQKDIKDHIIKPFDYSEFEDKIAYALERRRAAKI; this is translated from the coding sequence ATGAAAGGAAAGATCAGTGTTGCACTTTGTATGAGTTTAAAAGAGGAGGCGCGCAGGCTCGCTCTGAAGCTCACCACACTTGAAGATTATGAAGTGACTGTTTACAATTGCGATTCTTTCAATGAATTCATCGACTGTATTGCTACCAAGCATATCGACTCCTTTGTCTTTGATTATCTTTGCGATAAGTTCAACGTCATTGAGATCGCTGAGAAATTAAGAAATACACAGAAATTCTGTCGTGCTACTTTTGCTTTTGTTACTCACGAAAAACATAAAGATCGTCCTTATCATCATCCGAAGGTTAAGGTTGATACGGTCATCACCAGACCTTTTTCTCGCAAGCAGTTTAGTGAAAGCTTAATGAATGCCTGGGATAAACAGATCAACGGTATTCTTCCTAAAAATTTAAGTGTGCTTATTTTAGACAACAATCCAAATGTCCTGGAGATTTTAGGGATGCATATGGAGCAGTTGTCGCATAAAAATTTCGTCACCTGCTCGACAGTGGGTGAGGCCAAAGAGCTCATGGAAAATCAGGATTTCGATCTGCTATTGCTTGATTGGGACCTGGAAGATGGGACGTGTTTTGAAATTATTGATTATGCCCGCGACACTAAACGCTCTAAGCGCCTAAAGGAGTCTATTCCCATCGTCATTACCGGTCGAAGTGATGTAGAAGACATAATGACTCTTTTACAAAAAGATATTAAAGACCATATCATCAAGCCTTTTGACTACAGCGAGTTTGAAGATAAAATTGCTTATGCTCTCGAACGCAGAAGAGCTGCCAAAATTTAA
- a CDS encoding DUF72 domain-containing protein — protein MEFGKLENIDSVDWALPIEDPGNASRVSPGNGFKLHFGSPAWGAKHWLGKIYPPKTPPQEFLYHYSRNFNCIELNTTHYRIPDSKTITEWLSAVASDFKFCPKLHKDISHARNGLVDTTLLSHWWEFLNGIQNNLGPCFIQLHEMFSYKDKMLLFRFLENWPSEFKLSLELRHPSWFQNGVILPPLADYLNRKNIGLVITDVAGRRDVLHSTLSTNWTLIRLIGNNLHESDERRLGDWALRIKEWQKLGLRDCYLFLHQPDDVKTIEFSTLAEEVFTQMSYENVPHFKLEKNLDLLSLI, from the coding sequence ATGGAATTTGGGAAACTAGAAAATATTGATTCCGTCGACTGGGCCCTGCCAATAGAAGACCCGGGAAATGCATCGAGGGTTTCTCCAGGAAATGGTTTTAAGTTGCATTTTGGGTCCCCTGCCTGGGGAGCTAAGCACTGGCTTGGAAAAATCTATCCTCCCAAAACACCGCCACAAGAGTTCTTGTATCACTACTCCCGCAATTTTAACTGCATTGAACTCAATACAACTCATTATAGAATTCCAGATAGTAAAACAATCACTGAATGGCTTTCTGCTGTTGCCTCGGATTTTAAATTCTGTCCAAAGCTTCATAAAGATATCTCTCATGCCCGAAATGGCCTGGTGGATACAACTCTCCTGTCTCATTGGTGGGAGTTTTTAAACGGCATTCAAAACAATCTTGGACCTTGCTTTATTCAACTCCACGAAATGTTTTCTTATAAAGATAAAATGCTGCTCTTTCGTTTCTTAGAAAACTGGCCTTCGGAATTCAAGCTCTCACTTGAACTTCGCCATCCAAGCTGGTTTCAAAACGGAGTGATCCTTCCGCCATTGGCCGATTACTTAAACAGAAAGAATATTGGACTAGTTATTACCGACGTCGCTGGAAGGCGCGATGTTCTGCACTCCACTCTTTCGACAAACTGGACTTTAATCAGGCTCATTGGCAACAACCTTCATGAAAGTGATGAGAGGCGACTTGGGGACTGGGCCCTAAGAATTAAAGAATGGCAAAAATTAGGTCTTCGTGACTGCTATCTTTTTTTGCATCAACCTGATGATGTAAAAACGATTGAATTTTCGACTCTCGCCGAAGAAGTCTTCACGCAAATGAGTTATGAAAATGTCCCGCATTTTAAACTCGAAAAAAATTTAGATTTACTAAGCTTGATATAA
- a CDS encoding S1 family peptidase has translation MKMIFLMLATLTMTSANAALPALKVVPRIVGGVEVDAKTDASFIVSIGGGCAGSIIDAKWILTAAHCKPLFTRAVTGGSTSLYASDRVKLKVLKSYVHPEYSSSKSSNDFALLELATPIDFENTKLSKIEMADSNLETSGGLEEGTVATVLGWGVTRENGSQPSVMRMVDVPLVSRERANAREAYNGAINESMIAAGYDQGGKDSCQGDSGGPLIVKDEVSKKQTLIGVVSFGEGCARAKKYGIYSNVAYGQEWIQKVINK, from the coding sequence ATGAAAATGATTTTCCTTATGCTCGCAACTCTGACAATGACGTCTGCAAACGCGGCCCTTCCAGCTTTAAAGGTAGTACCTAGAATTGTTGGTGGAGTTGAGGTTGATGCAAAAACTGATGCTTCTTTTATTGTAAGCATTGGCGGTGGATGCGCTGGTAGCATCATCGACGCTAAATGGATTCTGACAGCAGCTCACTGTAAGCCGCTTTTTACTCGCGCAGTAACTGGTGGAAGCACTAGTTTATACGCTTCAGACAGAGTGAAACTTAAGGTTCTTAAGTCATACGTTCACCCGGAATACTCATCTTCAAAGAGCTCAAACGATTTTGCTCTTCTTGAACTTGCAACTCCAATCGATTTCGAAAACACTAAGCTTTCAAAAATCGAAATGGCAGATTCTAACCTTGAAACATCTGGTGGTTTAGAAGAAGGTACAGTAGCTACAGTTCTTGGATGGGGTGTAACTCGTGAAAACGGAAGCCAGCCATCTGTGATGAGAATGGTAGATGTTCCACTTGTTAGCCGTGAGAGAGCGAACGCTCGTGAAGCTTATAACGGAGCTATCAATGAATCGATGATTGCTGCTGGATACGACCAAGGTGGAAAGGATTCTTGCCAAGGTGATTCTGGTGGACCTCTAATCGTAAAAGATGAAGTGTCTAAAAAACAAACTCTAATTGGAGTTGTAAGCTTTGGAGAAGGTTGTGCCAGAGCTAAGAAATACGGAATCTATTCTAACGTAGCTTACGGACAAGAATGGATCCAAAAAGTTATCAACAAGTAA
- a CDS encoding transglycosylase SLT domain-containing protein, whose translation MKFLFLTLFMISTSSWANNPNACDSATELGTKRCIEEVLITVKEAGVPPVACASTLDKDNPACPPLAEEFNDKSAECDKFISTSKSGGYGPWGREIVGYLEAKGDDSIFYSNDLNGMSSGVKACPNWEKMNKDEKQHFWVWVMASIAHIESTCDPKARNGQATNGAAIGLLQLDERASARKWRGPNCGVKSVSNPKENLRCGLDILEELLKGKQGEYKSNGEIWGRGSSSYWQHLKKKDGGEISDLIQLNPFCKG comes from the coding sequence ATGAAGTTTTTATTTTTAACTCTATTCATGATTTCGACATCAAGTTGGGCCAACAATCCCAACGCTTGTGATAGCGCGACAGAGCTAGGAACTAAAAGATGTATCGAAGAAGTTTTAATCACGGTTAAAGAGGCCGGGGTTCCTCCTGTTGCATGCGCTAGCACGCTTGATAAAGACAATCCGGCCTGCCCACCTCTGGCAGAAGAGTTCAATGACAAGTCAGCAGAGTGTGATAAGTTTATTTCTACCTCTAAATCTGGAGGGTACGGACCGTGGGGCCGGGAAATTGTTGGCTATCTTGAGGCCAAAGGGGATGACTCTATTTTTTATAGCAATGACCTCAATGGGATGAGCAGTGGCGTAAAGGCCTGCCCTAATTGGGAGAAGATGAATAAAGATGAAAAGCAGCACTTCTGGGTGTGGGTTATGGCATCTATCGCCCATATCGAATCAACATGTGATCCGAAGGCCAGAAATGGGCAGGCGACAAATGGTGCGGCCATAGGTCTTCTCCAGCTTGATGAAAGAGCTTCGGCCAGAAAATGGCGTGGCCCAAATTGTGGCGTTAAATCGGTGAGTAATCCAAAAGAAAACTTGCGTTGCGGACTCGATATTCTGGAAGAGTTACTTAAGGGAAAACAAGGCGAATATAAAAGTAACGGTGAGATTTGGGGAAGAGGCTCGAGTTCTTATTGGCAGCACTTAAAAAAGAAAGATGGTGGAGAGATTTCCGATTTGATTCAACTCAATCCGTTTTGCAAAGGCTAA
- a CDS encoding alpha/beta hydrolase, with translation MSVTQVLPNFPSNRITRKLEILTSDGLTLRGWQMAAKIDPVKGNVIIVHGFKDYSERYLDFANQLSQNSYQVFAYDQRGHGRSEGDKAYFPNFDVVTNDLDLAIKTFKNFDNGKPWIVLGHSIGGSITARYTVTHEDGIAGFILSAPALKKMPDLPGFIVGALKATNAIAPHIGVVDLPNEKFSRDPKIVEMMKTDPLIDDIKIPARSGVGALENMDFVQDNKAKTKIPFLVLHGTGDQINNIEGSREFFEGTPNIPGKQIKIYPILAHDLLHEPEHQEVEKDILHWINLIADRKQSHQGF, from the coding sequence ATGTCTGTGACACAAGTCCTTCCCAACTTCCCCAGCAATCGCATCACCAGAAAATTAGAAATCCTGACCTCTGACGGGCTTACTCTTAGGGGGTGGCAAATGGCCGCGAAGATTGATCCGGTCAAAGGCAATGTCATTATCGTCCACGGTTTTAAAGACTACTCCGAGCGCTACCTGGATTTTGCAAACCAACTTTCTCAAAACAGTTATCAAGTTTTTGCCTACGACCAAAGAGGACATGGACGAAGCGAAGGTGATAAAGCCTACTTCCCTAATTTCGATGTGGTCACCAACGACTTAGACCTAGCGATAAAAACATTTAAGAACTTCGACAATGGAAAACCATGGATCGTTCTTGGTCACAGTATAGGCGGCTCTATTACCGCTCGTTATACGGTCACTCATGAAGATGGCATCGCTGGTTTCATCCTGAGTGCTCCTGCCTTAAAAAAAATGCCAGACCTTCCGGGTTTTATTGTTGGTGCTCTAAAGGCCACAAATGCTATCGCACCTCACATCGGCGTCGTTGACCTGCCCAACGAAAAATTCTCCCGCGATCCCAAGATCGTCGAAATGATGAAAACCGATCCCTTAATTGATGACATTAAAATTCCGGCCCGTTCAGGAGTCGGAGCTTTGGAGAATATGGATTTTGTTCAAGATAATAAGGCAAAAACTAAAATCCCCTTCCTGGTTCTTCACGGAACCGGAGACCAAATCAATAACATTGAAGGAAGCAGAGAATTTTTTGAAGGCACTCCCAATATCCCGGGAAAACAGATAAAAATTTATCCAATCCTCGCCCACGATCTTTTACATGAGCCAGAACATCAGGAAGTAGAAAAGGATATTCTCCATTGGATTAACTTGATTGCAGACAGAAAGCAAAGTCATCAAGGGTTTTAA
- a CDS encoding tetratricopeptide repeat protein: MSNYFDPTAKENMATLEFFETKIWLVVDPSSSTRSSVKKTLTQLGSKSSNIFDTDNLNEARNIIAERKPHFIIGNKTLSQGSTIELFGAHMKIMPNRADAGFFVITEENSLSEAAIALDYDMDGLISIPFTGQTIINTILAGVKHKLAPSLYLKRLYLAQELLIKEDLDFAQANFEEALALNQHPYEAYYYLAEIYKQRSLFNEAISAYEQAFFHNPQHYKTLRDMSALYYQMKDFKKAYESNVQMAQSYPILPERIPELVRLSIINQKYADIINYLRVFDALKSPSVDIQNSLAAGLAVLGKYFFSLGETDNAIDTLKRAFHYSNGKYEVLRSIARTFQEMNKSEIMLEAFESIDLAQWPDNAEVIYFNTLHLVSSDHQSVINYGEKLLKRKIMDPSIYRGIIERGTKMKRKLGVIEGQVFEAIRHFPSHKEEFEALLEEAKTALV, translated from the coding sequence ATGAGTAATTATTTTGATCCGACCGCTAAAGAAAACATGGCGACGTTGGAATTTTTCGAAACTAAGATCTGGTTGGTCGTCGATCCTTCGTCGAGTACGCGTTCGTCTGTCAAAAAAACCCTGACTCAATTGGGATCAAAGAGTTCAAATATCTTCGATACCGACAATCTGAACGAAGCAAGAAACATTATTGCCGAAAGAAAACCTCATTTTATTATCGGCAATAAAACCTTATCTCAAGGAAGCACTATCGAATTGTTTGGTGCTCATATGAAAATCATGCCTAATCGTGCAGACGCAGGCTTCTTTGTTATCACCGAAGAAAATTCTTTAAGCGAAGCGGCCATTGCACTCGACTATGATATGGATGGCCTGATCTCCATCCCATTTACTGGACAAACCATCATCAACACCATTCTGGCCGGTGTGAAACATAAACTAGCACCTTCCCTTTATCTAAAACGCCTTTATTTGGCCCAGGAACTTTTAATTAAAGAAGACCTGGACTTTGCCCAGGCCAATTTCGAAGAGGCCCTGGCGCTTAACCAGCATCCTTATGAAGCCTACTACTACCTGGCCGAAATCTATAAACAAAGAAGTTTGTTTAATGAGGCCATCAGTGCCTATGAGCAGGCCTTCTTTCATAATCCGCAACACTATAAAACGTTGAGGGACATGAGCGCGCTCTACTACCAGATGAAGGATTTTAAAAAAGCTTATGAATCCAATGTGCAAATGGCCCAAAGCTACCCTATTCTTCCAGAGAGAATACCTGAGCTGGTCAGGCTTTCAATCATCAACCAAAAATATGCTGACATCATCAATTACTTAAGAGTCTTTGATGCACTAAAATCCCCTAGTGTTGATATCCAGAATTCACTTGCCGCGGGTCTTGCCGTTTTAGGAAAATACTTTTTTAGCCTCGGTGAAACTGATAATGCTATCGATACTTTAAAACGTGCTTTCCATTACTCTAATGGAAAGTATGAAGTGCTTAGAAGTATCGCGCGCACTTTTCAAGAAATGAATAAATCTGAAATCATGCTGGAAGCTTTTGAAAGTATCGACCTGGCACAATGGCCGGATAATGCTGAAGTGATTTACTTTAATACACTTCACTTGGTTAGCAGTGATCATCAATCCGTCATCAACTATGGTGAAAAACTTTTAAAAAGAAAAATCATGGACCCGTCAATCTACCGCGGGATTATTGAGCGCGGAACAAAGATGAAGAGAAAATTAGGAGTTATCGAAGGCCAGGTCTTTGAGGCCATCAGGCATTTCCCATCTCATAAAGAAGAATTTGAAGCTCTGTTAGAAGAAGCTAAGACTGCTCTGGTGTAA